The Tissierellales bacterium genome has a segment encoding these proteins:
- a CDS encoding CinA family protein has translation IKPIKDEILSRFDEKYVLDNFDKDPIVAIIERLKKENYKMGTVESCTGGLLSSKITSYSGVSSFYELGLTTYAAKQKIKLLGIEEEVIDKYSVVSEEVAYKMAQNMAERYDLDLVISTTGLAGPGNDGLNLPVGTVFIGVCFRGKTKVFEKHFEGSRNIVQKKIVEWSLLNLFDILGKMR, from the coding sequence CATAAAACCAATAAAAGATGAAATTTTATCTAGATTTGATGAAAAATATGTATTAGATAACTTTGATAAAGATCCTATAGTAGCAATTATAGAGCGATTAAAAAAAGAAAATTATAAAATGGGTACAGTGGAGTCTTGTACTGGAGGTCTATTGAGTTCTAAAATAACATCTTATTCTGGTGTATCTAGTTTTTATGAGCTTGGATTGACAACATATGCTGCGAAACAAAAGATTAAATTGTTGGGAATAGAAGAAGAGGTTATAGATAAGTACAGTGTTGTTAGTGAAGAGGTTGCATATAAAATGGCTCAGAATATGGCAGAGAGATATGACTTGGATCTTGTGATATCTACGACAGGACTAGCTGGGCCTGGAAATGATGGATTGAATTTACCGGTTGGAACTGTGTTTATAGGAGTGTGCTTTAGAGGAAAGACAAAAGTTTTTGAAAAACATTTTGAAGGATCGCGAAATATCGTACAGAAAAAAATAGTTGAATGGAGTTTGCTAAATCTATTTGACATATTAGGCAAAATGCGATAA
- the recA gene encoding recombinase RecA: MGKEKALEMALNQIEKQFGKGSIMKLGEDSKLDIDVIPTGSMSLDIALGVGGVPKGRVVEIYGPESSGKTTVTLHMIAQAQKAGGTAAFIDAEHALDPVYAKNLGVDIENLIVSQPDTGEQALEITEALVRSGAVDIVVVDSVAALVPKAEIEGEMGDSHVGLQARMMSQALRKLTGAIKKSNTCTIFINQLREKIGVMFGNPETTTGGRALKFYASVRLDVRRIETLKQGDQMIGNKTRVKVVKNKVAPPFKQAEFDIMYGKGISYEGDVIEVGVKAGIIDKAGAWYSYNDEKLGQGRENSKVYLKENPAITQEIEDKIRIAYGLMGDEVEEQTKDENQVPEQ; encoded by the coding sequence ATGGGTAAAGAAAAAGCTTTAGAAATGGCACTTAATCAGATTGAGAAACAATTCGGAAAAGGTTCAATCATGAAATTAGGAGAGGACTCGAAATTAGATATTGATGTTATTCCAACTGGATCAATGTCACTAGATATAGCTCTTGGAGTAGGTGGTGTACCGAAGGGACGTGTTGTTGAAATATATGGTCCAGAATCATCTGGTAAGACAACTGTAACTCTTCATATGATTGCACAAGCTCAAAAGGCTGGAGGAACAGCAGCATTTATAGATGCAGAGCATGCGTTAGATCCTGTATATGCTAAAAACTTGGGAGTGGACATTGAAAACTTAATAGTATCACAACCAGATACTGGAGAGCAGGCTTTAGAGATTACAGAAGCGCTTGTTAGAAGTGGGGCTGTTGATATCGTAGTAGTTGACTCTGTTGCGGCACTTGTACCGAAAGCTGAGATAGAGGGCGAAATGGGAGATAGTCACGTTGGTCTCCAAGCAAGAATGATGTCACAAGCACTTAGAAAACTTACAGGTGCGATAAAAAAATCAAATACTTGTACTATTTTCATCAATCAATTGAGAGAAAAAATTGGTGTTATGTTTGGTAATCCAGAAACTACGACAGGTGGTAGAGCACTTAAATTCTATGCATCAGTTAGATTAGATGTTAGAAGAATAGAAACTCTTAAACAAGGGGACCAAATGATAGGAAATAAGACAAGGGTAAAAGTAGTAAAGAATAAAGTAGCACCACCATTTAAACAAGCTGAGTTTGATATAATGTACGGAAAAGGGATTTCGTATGAAGGTGATGTTATAGAGGTAGGCGTAAAAGCTGGAATTATAGATAAAGCAGGTGCATGGTATAGCTATAATGATGAAAAATTAGGTCAAGGTCGTGAGAATAGCAAGGTGTACTTAAAAGAAAATCCAGCTATTACTCAAGAGATTGAAGATAAAATAAGAATAGCGTATGGTCTTATGGGTGATGAAGTAGAAGAACAAACTAAAGATGAAAATCAAGTTCCGGAGCAATAA